A region from the Paraburkholderia youngii genome encodes:
- the manD gene encoding D-mannonate dehydratase ManD: protein MKIVRADVIVTCPGRNFVTLKIVTDEGVHGIGDATLNGRELAVASYLKDHVCPLLIGRDPARIEDTWQFLYKGAYWRRGPVTMTAIAAVDMALWDILGKVTGMPLYKLLGGASREGVMVYGHATGRDIPEALDRYAEHIEAGYQAIRIQCGVPNMRSVYGVAKGNGMYEPATKGAVEEQSWSSEKYLDFVPKLFEAVRERFGFDTHLLHDVHHRLTPIEAARLGKAVEPYRLFWMEDPTPAENQAGFRLIREHTVTPIAVGEVFNSIWDCKQLIEEQLIDYIRATLTHAGGITHLRRIADFASLYQVRTGCHGPSDLSPVCMGAALHFDLWVPNFGVQEYMGFPAEALDVFPHAWSFDKGMMHPGEAPGHGVDIDEAAAARYPYDPAYLPVARLEDGTLWNW, encoded by the coding sequence ATGAAAATCGTTCGCGCCGACGTCATCGTCACGTGCCCGGGCCGCAATTTCGTCACCCTGAAAATCGTCACCGACGAGGGCGTACACGGCATCGGCGATGCCACGCTGAACGGCCGCGAACTGGCGGTCGCGTCGTATCTGAAGGACCACGTGTGCCCGCTGCTGATCGGCCGCGATCCCGCGCGTATCGAAGACACCTGGCAATTCCTCTACAAAGGCGCGTACTGGCGGCGCGGTCCCGTCACGATGACGGCGATCGCCGCGGTCGACATGGCGTTGTGGGACATCCTCGGCAAGGTAACCGGCATGCCGCTTTACAAGCTGCTCGGCGGCGCGTCGCGCGAAGGCGTGATGGTGTACGGCCATGCGACGGGCCGCGATATTCCCGAGGCGCTCGACCGTTACGCCGAACATATCGAGGCCGGCTACCAGGCCATCCGCATTCAATGCGGCGTGCCCAACATGCGCTCGGTGTATGGCGTCGCCAAAGGCAACGGCATGTACGAGCCCGCCACCAAGGGCGCGGTGGAGGAGCAGAGCTGGTCGTCGGAAAAGTATCTGGACTTCGTGCCGAAACTGTTCGAGGCCGTGCGCGAGCGCTTCGGTTTCGACACGCATCTGCTGCACGACGTGCACCACCGTTTGACGCCGATCGAAGCGGCGCGGCTCGGCAAAGCCGTCGAACCGTATCGGCTGTTCTGGATGGAAGACCCGACGCCCGCGGAAAACCAGGCCGGTTTCAGGCTGATTCGCGAGCACACCGTCACGCCGATTGCGGTCGGTGAGGTGTTCAACAGCATCTGGGACTGCAAGCAGCTGATTGAAGAACAGTTGATCGACTATATCCGCGCCACGCTTACGCACGCGGGCGGCATTACGCATCTGCGACGTATCGCGGATTTTGCTTCGCTCTACCAGGTGAGAACGGGCTGTCATGGTCCGTCGGATCTGTCGCCGGTCTGCATGGGTGCCGCGCTGCATTTCGATCTGTGGGTGCCGAATTTCGGGGTTCAGGAATACATGGGCTTTCCGGCCGAAGCGCTCGACGTGTTCCCGCATGCGTGGAGCTTCGACAAAGGCATGATGCATCCCGGTGAAGCGCCGGGCCATGGCGTCGACATCGACGAAGCGGCGGCCGCGCGTTATCCGTACGATCCCGCTTACCTGCCGGTCGCGCGTCTCGAAGACGGCACGTTGTGGAACTGGTGA
- a CDS encoding MFS transporter — protein sequence MNTTRPQGNAPASTAMLRRVAFASTIGTAAEYYDFFVYGTAAVLVFGQKFFPASDPLIGTLAAFATYAVGFLARPLGGIVFGHFGDRVGRKKALIVTILIVGLGTFAIGLLPDYETIGVWAPVALIVIRVLQGFGVGGEQAGAVLLTAEYAPPVRRGFFASLVQLGAPAGFLIPSGLFALLSATLTPAQLLDWGWRIPFLASALLVALGLYIRLRTEESPIFATIQRTKAVASRPVVEVLRQFGPTIVKGVGAKLIEACTFAMYTMIVLAYGKAHGIAQGMLLQTVIVAVALELVTIPLAGALSDRIGRRATFIAGALWHVALAVPFFLAVDSGQRGAMQLVTILAISVGHSLCYAPQAALFPELFPARVRCSGIALIWQIGSLLGSGVLGLVAVKLIQATHGNSLALILYVVVLGLVSAVSLYALPETAPRRRGGDLHDWGGATVADTAHDTAAAFATSSQSSSLARR from the coding sequence TTGAACACAACGCGCCCTCAGGGCAACGCGCCAGCCAGCACCGCGATGCTGCGCCGCGTGGCCTTCGCGTCGACCATCGGCACCGCCGCGGAATACTACGACTTCTTCGTCTACGGCACGGCGGCCGTGCTGGTGTTCGGCCAGAAGTTCTTTCCGGCTTCCGATCCGCTGATCGGCACGCTCGCCGCTTTCGCAACCTATGCGGTCGGCTTTCTTGCGCGGCCGCTCGGCGGCATCGTGTTCGGTCATTTCGGCGATCGCGTCGGCCGCAAGAAAGCGCTGATCGTGACGATCCTGATCGTCGGCCTCGGCACCTTCGCGATCGGCTTGCTGCCCGACTACGAAACCATCGGCGTGTGGGCGCCGGTCGCGCTGATCGTGATCCGCGTGTTGCAAGGTTTCGGCGTGGGCGGCGAGCAGGCCGGCGCGGTGCTGCTTACCGCCGAATATGCGCCGCCCGTGCGGCGCGGTTTCTTTGCGAGTCTCGTGCAACTCGGCGCACCCGCCGGCTTTCTGATTCCGTCCGGCCTGTTCGCGTTGTTGTCGGCGACGTTGACGCCCGCGCAACTGCTCGACTGGGGCTGGCGCATTCCGTTTCTGGCGAGCGCGTTGCTGGTTGCGCTCGGCCTGTATATCCGCCTGCGTACCGAGGAATCGCCGATCTTCGCGACGATCCAGCGCACCAAGGCGGTCGCGTCGCGGCCCGTCGTCGAGGTGCTCAGGCAGTTCGGCCCGACTATCGTGAAGGGCGTCGGCGCGAAGCTGATCGAGGCCTGCACGTTCGCGATGTACACGATGATCGTGCTCGCATACGGCAAGGCACACGGCATCGCACAGGGCATGTTGCTGCAAACGGTGATCGTCGCGGTGGCGCTCGAACTCGTGACCATTCCACTCGCGGGCGCCTTGTCCGATCGCATCGGCCGGCGCGCGACGTTTATCGCCGGGGCGCTGTGGCACGTCGCGCTCGCGGTGCCGTTCTTTCTCGCGGTCGACAGCGGCCAGCGCGGCGCGATGCAGCTCGTGACGATTCTCGCGATTAGCGTCGGCCACAGCCTCTGCTATGCGCCGCAAGCCGCGCTGTTCCCCGAGCTGTTTCCGGCGCGCGTGCGTTGCAGCGGCATCGCGCTGATCTGGCAGATCGGCTCGCTGCTCGGCAGCGGCGTGCTCGGCCTCGTCGCGGTCAAGCTGATTCAGGCGACGCACGGCAACTCGCTCGCGCTGATCCTCTATGTGGTCGTGCTCGGCCTCGTATCGGCCGTGTCGCTGTACGCGTTGCCGGAGACCGCCCCGCGGCGGCGCGGTGGCGATCTTCACGACTGGGGCGGCGCCACCGTCGCTGACACCGCACATGACACGGCGGCCGCCTTCGCAACGTCATCGCAGTCTTCTTCGCTTGCGCGCCGTTGA
- a CDS encoding L-idonate 5-dehydrogenase, which produces MLAAVLHEPKLIRIDELEPPEPGPGQVRVRVRAGGICGSDLSYYFKGKSGDFAVREPFVLGHEVAGEIDLPGEGVGAEQGLARGQRVAVNPGLACGTCRFCIAGMPNHCLNMRFMGSASTFPHTQGMFRQYIVVAARQCVPVSDGVDFAQASMAEPLAVALHAVKQAGSLVGARVLLVGCGPIGCILLSVARRAGAHRVIAVDLSERALQVARQLGADQTVNAADTATIAAWSDRRGTFDVVIEASGSPAGLDTALRSARAGGTVIQVGNLPAGQSPVAANLVMAKELCYRGSFRFTDEYAVAADEIAAGKLDLRPLMTHAFAMRDANHAFEVALDRSQSMKVHLTFD; this is translated from the coding sequence ATGCTTGCAGCCGTACTTCATGAACCGAAACTGATCCGCATCGACGAACTCGAGCCACCCGAACCAGGTCCGGGGCAGGTGCGGGTTCGGGTGCGCGCGGGCGGCATCTGCGGCTCGGATCTGTCGTACTACTTCAAAGGCAAGAGCGGTGACTTCGCGGTGCGCGAGCCGTTCGTGCTCGGTCACGAAGTGGCCGGCGAAATCGACCTGCCCGGCGAGGGCGTCGGCGCGGAGCAGGGGCTGGCGCGCGGGCAACGCGTCGCCGTCAATCCGGGTCTCGCGTGCGGTACCTGCCGCTTCTGCATCGCCGGGATGCCCAATCATTGCCTGAACATGCGCTTCATGGGCAGTGCGTCGACGTTTCCGCATACCCAGGGCATGTTCCGCCAGTACATCGTCGTGGCGGCACGGCAATGCGTGCCGGTGTCGGACGGCGTCGATTTCGCGCAGGCGTCGATGGCCGAACCGCTCGCCGTCGCGTTGCATGCGGTGAAGCAGGCGGGCTCGCTGGTCGGCGCGCGCGTGCTGCTGGTCGGCTGCGGTCCGATCGGCTGCATTCTGCTCAGCGTGGCGCGGCGCGCGGGCGCGCATCGCGTGATCGCGGTCGATCTGTCGGAGCGCGCGCTACAGGTCGCGCGGCAACTCGGCGCGGATCAAACCGTGAATGCCGCCGATACCGCGACGATCGCCGCGTGGTCCGACAGGCGCGGCACGTTCGATGTCGTCATCGAAGCATCGGGCAGTCCCGCGGGGCTCGACACCGCGTTGCGTTCGGCGCGCGCGGGCGGCACGGTGATTCAGGTCGGCAATCTGCCCGCGGGGCAGTCGCCGGTCGCGGCGAATCTCGTGATGGCGAAAGAGCTGTGCTATCGCGGCTCGTTCCGCTTCACCGACGAATACGCGGTGGCCGCTGATGAAATCGCCGCCGGCAAGCTCGACCTGCGTCCGCTGATGACACACGCGTTCGCGATGCGCGACGCGAACCATGCGTTCGAAGTAGCGCTGGACCGCTCGCAGTCGATGAAGGTCCACCTGACGTTCGATTAA
- a CDS encoding MFS transporter yields the protein MIKSQRWFVVALLFLAGVINYLDRAALSIAAPLIQKDLNFSHAQMGVVFSSFFIGYALFNFVGGLASDKVGAKRVFGTAMGVWSVFCGATALASGIGSLIVLRVLFGMGEGPFSSSTSKMVNNWFPRREVASAIGVISSGTPLGGALAGPVVGFMAVQFGWRWAFVAIMLFGLAWLVLWSLTTTEHPHEQTRITPAELDLIRAGQAVEPALAQADGSEQGKPGLGHFLRKPIILATAFAFFSYNYVLFFFLSWFPSYLTEAHHLSLHDMSIATVIPWLLGSIGLAAGGFISDLILRITGKPLLSRKLVLGTCLGAAAVCVALAGRVASMEGAVALMSVSIFFLYATGAVYWAVIQDTVPREHVGGVGGFVHLLANLAGIIGPAVTGFIVEATHGAYGSAFVLAGAIAVLGAVCSLLWVREPRTGTLAVERAW from the coding sequence ATGATCAAAAGTCAACGCTGGTTCGTCGTCGCGCTGCTGTTTCTGGCGGGCGTCATCAACTATCTGGATCGCGCGGCGCTGTCGATCGCCGCGCCGTTGATCCAGAAGGACCTCAATTTTTCGCACGCGCAGATGGGCGTCGTGTTCAGCAGCTTCTTCATCGGTTATGCGCTGTTCAATTTCGTCGGCGGTCTCGCGTCCGACAAGGTCGGCGCGAAACGCGTGTTCGGCACGGCGATGGGCGTGTGGTCGGTGTTCTGCGGCGCAACCGCGCTCGCGAGCGGCATCGGTTCGCTGATCGTGCTGCGGGTGCTGTTCGGCATGGGAGAAGGGCCGTTCAGTTCGTCGACGAGCAAGATGGTCAACAACTGGTTCCCGCGCCGCGAGGTGGCGAGCGCAATCGGCGTGATCAGTTCGGGCACGCCGCTAGGCGGCGCGCTGGCAGGCCCTGTGGTCGGTTTCATGGCCGTGCAGTTCGGCTGGCGCTGGGCATTCGTCGCGATCATGCTGTTCGGGCTCGCGTGGCTCGTGCTGTGGTCGCTGACGACGACCGAGCATCCGCACGAGCAGACTCGCATCACACCGGCCGAACTCGACCTGATCCGCGCCGGCCAGGCGGTCGAGCCAGCATTGGCACAAGCGGACGGCAGCGAGCAGGGCAAGCCGGGGCTCGGCCATTTCCTGCGCAAGCCGATCATTCTCGCGACCGCGTTCGCGTTCTTCTCATACAACTACGTGCTGTTCTTTTTTCTGTCGTGGTTCCCGAGCTATCTGACCGAGGCGCATCACCTGAGCTTGCACGACATGAGCATCGCGACCGTGATTCCCTGGCTACTCGGCAGCATCGGTCTCGCGGCCGGCGGCTTCATCTCGGACCTGATTCTGCGCATCACCGGCAAGCCGCTGTTGTCACGCAAGCTCGTGCTCGGCACCTGTCTCGGCGCGGCGGCGGTCTGCGTGGCCTTGGCCGGGCGCGTCGCCAGCATGGAGGGTGCGGTCGCGCTGATGTCGGTGTCGATCTTTTTCCTGTATGCGACGGGCGCCGTATATTGGGCCGTGATTCAGGACACCGTGCCGCGTGAACACGTGGGCGGCGTCGGCGGCTTCGTGCATCTGCTGGCGAACCTGGCCGGCATAATCGGGCCGGCGGTGACGGGCTTTATCGTCGAGGCGACGCATGGGGCGTACGGAAGCGCCTTCGTGTTGGCGGGCGCGATTGCGGTGCTTGGCGCCGTTTGTTCGCTGTTGTGGGTGCGTGAGCCACGCACGGGCACTTTGGCGGTCGAGCGCGCATGGTAG
- a CDS encoding GntR family transcriptional regulator: MPTSTHLADVPSSPAAASSTPRKRGRAAAQGGARAALPDLTANLSFDSHEPIGKQIFRALREAIFVGQMAPGTPLSEKEVSDMFQVSRQPVREAFIKLVEAGVLQVLPQRGTFVKRISPRQVREGRFIREAIETAVVRKAAVSITDEQLQALADNLREQKLAAKANDTAAFLALDEAFHYAIAQAIDCTAAWETIQDIKAQMDRVRYLSLPEVSPLDLLIRQHAKILAGLRAHDPSAAEDAMRHHLREILVSLGPIAERNPAWFEADEPERVPLST, encoded by the coding sequence ATGCCCACCAGCACTCATCTCGCCGACGTCCCGTCTTCTCCCGCCGCCGCGTCGAGTACGCCGCGCAAGCGCGGCCGCGCCGCCGCGCAAGGTGGCGCGCGCGCCGCGCTGCCCGACTTGACCGCCAACCTGTCGTTCGATTCTCACGAGCCGATCGGCAAACAGATTTTCCGCGCGCTGCGCGAGGCGATTTTCGTCGGGCAGATGGCGCCGGGCACGCCGCTGTCGGAGAAGGAAGTGTCGGACATGTTTCAGGTGTCGCGCCAGCCTGTACGGGAGGCGTTCATCAAACTGGTCGAGGCGGGCGTGTTGCAGGTGCTGCCGCAGCGCGGCACCTTCGTGAAGCGGATCTCTCCGCGCCAGGTGCGCGAAGGACGCTTCATTCGCGAGGCGATCGAAACCGCGGTGGTGCGCAAGGCGGCGGTTTCGATTACCGACGAACAGTTGCAGGCGCTCGCGGACAATCTGCGCGAGCAGAAACTCGCAGCGAAAGCGAACGACACGGCCGCGTTTCTCGCGCTCGACGAAGCGTTCCATTACGCGATCGCGCAGGCGATCGACTGCACGGCCGCGTGGGAAACGATCCAGGACATCAAGGCGCAGATGGACCGCGTGCGCTATTTGAGCCTGCCCGAGGTATCGCCGCTGGATCTGCTGATCCGGCAGCACGCGAAAATTCTGGCGGGACTGCGCGCGCACGACCCGAGCGCCGCCGAAGACGCGATGCGCCACCATCTGCGTGAAATTCTCGTGTCGCTCGGCCCGATCGCCGAGCGCAACCCCGCCTGGTTCGAGGCCGACGAGCCGGAGCGTGTGCCGCTGTCGACCTAA
- a CDS encoding alpha-D-ribose 1-methylphosphonate 5-triphosphate diphosphatase: MLISNARIVTRDEEFIGTVRVEDGVIRDVERGASSARNAEDWDGDYLLPGLIELHTDNLEKHLVPRPGVEWNTDAAFVIHDAQVAAAGITTVFDALAIGSRSSVGLRNRHVQTQCAESLLRLSTRRLLRAEHFLHLRCEIATADVLEVFDSLCAHPLLRLASVMDHTPGQRQWHDREQWRRFQERNGKMSDERVASTLAELAVEQERYADEHRREIVARCRRLGIPVASHDDTLIEHVEQAKAEGIVLAEFPTSRIAAQAAREHGIATIMGAPNIVRGGSHSGNVSALELARADLLDILSSDYVPSSLLTAVFDLVEKAGWSLPRAMATVSAEPARTAGLTDRGAIEPGLRADLVRVTMLDKLPVPRATYRGGVRIV, encoded by the coding sequence ATGTTGATCAGCAACGCTCGCATCGTGACGCGAGATGAAGAATTCATTGGCACCGTGCGCGTGGAAGACGGCGTGATTCGCGACGTCGAACGCGGCGCGAGTTCGGCGCGCAACGCCGAAGACTGGGACGGCGATTATCTGCTGCCCGGTCTGATCGAACTGCATACGGACAATCTCGAGAAGCACCTCGTGCCGCGTCCCGGCGTCGAATGGAATACCGACGCGGCTTTCGTGATCCACGACGCGCAGGTCGCCGCGGCCGGCATCACGACGGTGTTCGACGCGCTCGCGATCGGCTCGCGCTCGAGCGTTGGGCTGCGTAACCGTCACGTGCAAACGCAATGCGCGGAGTCGCTGCTGCGGCTGTCCACGCGTCGGCTGCTGCGCGCCGAGCACTTTCTGCATCTGCGCTGCGAGATCGCGACCGCCGACGTGCTCGAGGTGTTCGATTCGCTGTGCGCGCATCCGCTGTTGCGGCTCGCGTCGGTGATGGACCATACACCGGGACAGCGCCAATGGCACGATCGCGAGCAATGGCGCCGCTTCCAGGAGCGCAACGGCAAGATGAGCGACGAGCGTGTCGCGAGCACGCTCGCAGAACTCGCGGTCGAACAGGAGCGTTACGCGGATGAGCATCGCCGCGAGATCGTCGCGCGGTGCCGGCGGCTCGGCATTCCGGTCGCGAGCCACGACGACACGTTGATCGAGCACGTCGAACAGGCGAAGGCCGAGGGCATCGTGCTGGCCGAATTTCCGACCTCGCGCATCGCCGCGCAAGCCGCGCGCGAGCACGGCATCGCGACGATCATGGGCGCGCCGAACATCGTGCGCGGCGGCTCGCATTCGGGCAACGTGTCGGCGCTCGAACTCGCGCGCGCGGATCTGCTCGATATTCTGTCGTCGGATTACGTGCCGTCGAGCTTGCTGACCGCGGTGTTCGATCTCGTCGAAAAAGCGGGCTGGTCGCTGCCGCGCGCGATGGCAACGGTCTCGGCCGAACCGGCGCGCACCGCCGGTCTCACGGACCGCGGCGCGATCGAGCCGGGCTTGCGCGCGGATCTCGTGCGCGTGACGATGCTCGACAAGCTGCCAGTGCCGCGCGCGACTTATCGCGGCGGGGTGCGAATTGTTTGA
- the phnL gene encoding phosphonate C-P lyase system protein PhnL, producing MQSTEVVIDAGSVARHGERAFADNAALMLRATGIGKTFTLHGQGGVRIDALANVSLEVERGECVVLVGPSGAGKSTLLRCLYGNYLASTGSIAIRDTSDQGRPVTITGAEPRDVLRLRRSVVGYVSQFLRVIPRVPTLALVAEPLMLHGVAEPEANARAAELLARLNVPERLWSLAPATFSGGEQQRVNIARGLIAEHPLLLLDEPTASLDAENRDVVADLIVEARERGAAIVGIFHDEETRNKVATRRLELRPPLRH from the coding sequence ATGCAATCCACTGAGGTAGTAATTGACGCGGGCAGCGTGGCACGTCACGGCGAGCGCGCTTTCGCCGACAACGCGGCGCTGATGCTGCGCGCCACCGGCATCGGCAAGACTTTCACGCTGCACGGCCAGGGCGGTGTGCGAATCGACGCGCTCGCGAACGTATCGCTCGAAGTCGAGCGCGGTGAATGCGTGGTGCTGGTCGGGCCGTCGGGCGCGGGCAAAAGCACATTGCTGCGCTGTCTGTACGGCAACTATCTGGCGAGCACCGGCTCGATCGCGATTCGCGACACCAGCGATCAGGGCCGGCCCGTCACGATCACCGGTGCCGAACCGCGTGACGTGCTGCGTCTGCGACGTAGCGTGGTCGGCTATGTGAGCCAGTTTTTGCGCGTGATTCCGCGCGTGCCGACGCTCGCGCTCGTCGCCGAGCCGCTCATGCTGCACGGCGTCGCAGAACCCGAAGCAAACGCGCGCGCCGCTGAATTGCTCGCGCGGCTCAACGTGCCGGAACGTCTGTGGTCGCTCGCGCCCGCGACGTTTTCGGGTGGCGAGCAGCAGCGCGTGAACATCGCGCGAGGTTTGATCGCCGAACATCCGCTGTTGCTGCTCGACGAACCGACCGCTTCGCTCGATGCCGAAAACCGCGACGTTGTGGCCGATCTGATCGTCGAGGCGCGTGAGCGCGGCGCGGCGATCGTTGGTATCTTTCACGACGAAGAGACTCGCAACAAGGTCGCGACGCGCCGCCTGGAACTGCGGCCGCCGCTGCGGCATTAA
- the phnK gene encoding phosphonate C-P lyase system protein PhnK — MTPLLSARALTKQYGGRNGCRNVSFDLYPGEVLCIVGESGSGKTTLLNTLALKAEADSGSLHYAASHGDLLDLRALSEPRRRLLMRTEWGFVQQNPRDGLRSGVSAGANIGEPLMAVGARHYGEIRRTATQWMERVELDPTRIDEFPAAFSGGMQQRLQIARNLVTGPRLVFMDEPTAGLDVSVQARLLDLLRTLTSTLHLSVLIVTHDIGVARLLAHRLMVMQAGEVVEAGLTDQVLDDPQHPYTQTLVSSVLPV, encoded by the coding sequence ATGACGCCGCTTCTGAGCGCCCGCGCGCTCACCAAACAGTATGGCGGCCGCAACGGTTGCCGCAACGTGAGCTTCGATCTGTATCCGGGCGAGGTGCTGTGCATCGTCGGCGAATCGGGTTCGGGCAAGACCACGCTGCTCAATACGCTGGCGCTGAAGGCCGAGGCCGATAGCGGCTCGCTGCACTACGCCGCGTCGCATGGCGACCTGCTCGATCTGCGCGCGCTGTCGGAGCCGCGCCGCCGTCTGCTGATGCGCACCGAATGGGGCTTCGTGCAGCAGAATCCGCGCGACGGCCTGCGCAGCGGCGTCTCGGCCGGCGCCAACATCGGCGAGCCATTGATGGCTGTCGGCGCGCGACACTACGGCGAGATTCGCCGCACGGCCACGCAATGGATGGAGCGGGTCGAACTCGACCCAACGCGCATCGACGAATTCCCCGCCGCCTTTTCGGGCGGTATGCAGCAACGTCTGCAGATTGCGCGCAATCTCGTCACCGGTCCGCGTCTGGTGTTCATGGACGAACCGACCGCCGGTCTCGACGTGTCCGTGCAGGCGCGTCTGCTCGATCTGCTGCGCACGCTGACCTCGACGCTGCATCTGTCGGTGCTGATCGTCACGCACGATATCGGCGTCGCGCGTCTGCTCGCACATAGGCTGATGGTGATGCAGGCAGGCGAAGTCGTCGAAGCGGGTCTAACGGATCAGGTGCTCGACGATCCGCAGCACCCTTATACGCAAACGCTGGTTTCCTCGGTTCTGCCGGTTTGA
- a CDS encoding alpha-D-ribose 1-methylphosphonate 5-phosphate C-P-lyase PhnJ has product MNAPDTAVANTSYDSAAHGYNFAYLDEQTKRMLRRALLKAVAVPGYQVPFASREMPLPYGWGTGGIQVTAAIIGKTDTLKVIDQGSDETTNAVNIRRFFARTTGVATTRHTSEATIIQTRHRIPETPLTERQILVYQVPMPEPLFRLEPRVAECKKLHALADYGLISVKLYEDIVHHGSIATTYDYPVIVNHRYLTSPSPIPKFDNPKMHMNAALQLFGAGRERRIHAIPPYTPVRSLDFDDHPFEVQKWQHACALCGSKESFLDEMIVDDAGTRMFVCSDSDYCHERRGDGEIEPQAPLPHAAREGESA; this is encoded by the coding sequence ATGAACGCGCCCGACACCGCTGTTGCAAACACCTCATACGACAGCGCCGCGCACGGCTACAACTTCGCGTATCTCGACGAGCAGACCAAACGCATGCTGCGCCGCGCGTTGCTGAAGGCAGTCGCCGTGCCGGGCTACCAGGTGCCGTTCGCATCACGAGAAATGCCTCTGCCGTATGGCTGGGGCACCGGCGGCATCCAGGTGACGGCCGCGATCATCGGCAAGACGGACACGCTGAAGGTCATCGATCAGGGCTCCGACGAAACCACCAACGCCGTCAACATTCGCCGCTTCTTCGCACGCACCACGGGTGTGGCGACCACGCGGCACACCAGCGAGGCGACGATCATCCAGACGCGGCACCGGATTCCGGAAACGCCGCTAACCGAACGCCAGATCCTCGTCTATCAGGTGCCGATGCCCGAGCCGCTGTTCCGGCTCGAACCGCGCGTCGCCGAATGCAAGAAGCTGCATGCGCTCGCCGATTACGGGCTGATCAGCGTGAAGCTGTACGAGGACATCGTGCATCACGGCAGCATCGCAACCACGTACGACTACCCGGTGATCGTCAATCATCGCTATCTGACATCGCCGTCGCCGATCCCGAAGTTCGACAATCCGAAGATGCATATGAACGCCGCGCTGCAACTGTTCGGCGCGGGCCGCGAGCGCCGCATTCACGCGATCCCGCCTTATACGCCGGTGCGCAGCCTCGACTTCGACGATCACCCGTTCGAGGTGCAGAAGTGGCAGCACGCGTGCGCGTTGTGCGGATCGAAGGAAAGCTTTCTCGACGAGATGATCGTCGACGACGCCGGCACGCGCATGTTCGTGTGCTCGGATAGCGACTACTGTCACGAGCGGCGCGGCGACGGAGAGATCGAACCGCAAGCACCACTGCCCCACGCCGCGCGCGAAGGAGAATCCGCATGA
- a CDS encoding carbon-phosphorus lyase complex subunit PhnI: MYVAVKGGERAIEASWRLLDKARRGDPQIAELSVAQIREQLRLAVARVMTEGSVYDEELAALAIKQAAGDLVEAIFLLRAYRTTLPRFGYTRAIETESMRVERRISATFKDLPGGQLLGATYDYTQRLLDFALLADGDDARQHVTQGNAPVSQEPPAPEAMPRVVSLLDKEGLIEQERPTPDGAEPGDLSREPLAFPASRATRLQNLARGDEGFLLAMGYATQRGYAHSHPFAGEIRFGTIAVEMDLDELGEAVDIGDIDITECQMINQFAGSSAVPPTFTQGYGLAFGHSERKAMAMALVDRALRAEELGETLSSPTQDIEFMLSHSDNVEASGFVQHLKLPHYVDFQAELELVRRLRAQHHGNDESGHATDKEQAA; the protein is encoded by the coding sequence ATGTACGTTGCCGTCAAAGGTGGAGAACGCGCGATCGAAGCGTCGTGGCGCCTGCTCGACAAAGCGCGCCGCGGCGATCCGCAGATCGCCGAACTGAGCGTCGCGCAGATTCGCGAGCAGTTGCGGCTCGCGGTCGCGCGCGTGATGACCGAAGGCTCGGTCTACGACGAGGAGCTTGCCGCGCTCGCAATCAAGCAGGCGGCCGGCGATCTGGTCGAAGCGATCTTCCTGCTGCGCGCATATCGCACCACGTTGCCGCGCTTCGGCTATACGCGCGCCATCGAGACCGAATCGATGCGGGTCGAGCGGCGCATCTCGGCGACCTTCAAGGACTTGCCCGGTGGCCAGTTGCTCGGCGCGACCTACGACTACACGCAGCGCCTGCTCGATTTCGCGTTGCTCGCCGATGGCGACGACGCGCGGCAGCACGTGACGCAAGGCAATGCGCCGGTTTCGCAAGAACCGCCCGCGCCGGAAGCGATGCCGCGCGTCGTGTCGCTGCTCGACAAGGAAGGCCTGATCGAACAGGAGCGTCCGACACCGGATGGCGCGGAACCCGGCGATCTGTCGCGCGAACCGCTCGCGTTTCCAGCGAGCCGCGCGACGCGTCTGCAGAACCTCGCGCGCGGCGACGAAGGCTTTCTGCTCGCAATGGGCTATGCGACACAACGCGGCTACGCGCACTCGCATCCGTTCGCGGGCGAGATCCGTTTCGGCACGATCGCGGTCGAAATGGACCTCGACGAACTCGGCGAAGCGGTCGACATCGGCGATATCGACATCACCGAATGCCAGATGATCAACCAGTTCGCTGGCAGCAGCGCGGTGCCGCCCACCTTCACGCAGGGCTACGGGCTCGCGTTCGGCCACTCGGAGCGCAAGGCGATGGCGATGGCGCTGGTCGATCGCGCGCTGCGCGCCGAAGAACTCGGCGAGACGCTCTCGTCGCCGACGCAGGACATCGAATTCATGCTGTCGCATAGCGATAACGTCGAGGCGTCGGGCTTCGTGCAGCACCTGAAGCTGCCGCATTACGTCGACTTCCAGGCGGAGCTGGAACTGGTGCGGCGCTTGCGCGCGCAGCATCACGGCAACGATGAATCAGGCCACGCCACCGATAAGGAGCAAGCAGCATGA